The following are encoded together in the Juglans microcarpa x Juglans regia isolate MS1-56 chromosome 2D, Jm3101_v1.0, whole genome shotgun sequence genome:
- the LOC121250144 gene encoding F-box/kelch-repeat protein OR23, whose translation MSTPPSSSSSSSASVLILDYTLTLIPGLPNDVAALILSFIPYSHHSRLKLTCKSWRLFLTPSLNSLLLSLRRLNRLSHLLCIFPQDPSISPPFLFDPHNLAWSQLPTAPPDPHSYGLCNFSALSIGPHLYVLGGSLFDTRSFPIDRPSPSSSVSRFDFTTGSWEPLAPMLHPRGSFGCAAVPDCDAILVAGGGSRHCVFGAAGSRMTSVERYDIRRNKWVELDRLPGLRAGCVGFFVEERMEFWVMGGYGEERTIGGVLPVDEHCRDAAVMDLKSGGDGGVAGKWMEVGDMWEEGERVRVGKIVVVEDGERPGRPAVFMLEGNDIFRYDMASNQWRGETHVPNTAPHNSAFGFVVLDGELHVMKLLNAVNSTETRRKRHHKRARNLYIQIYHPKKKTWRFLTTKSPFPYPLDFNTAVMCSVHL comes from the exons ATGTCAACCCCtccatcatcttcctcttcttcatctgcTTCGGTTCTGATCCTTGACTATACCCTAACCCTAATCCCTGGCCTTCCCAACGACGTCGCCGCTCTCATCCTCTCCTTCATCCCCTACTCCCACCACTCTCGCCTCAAGCTTACCTGCAAGTCCTGGCGCCTCTTCCTCACCCCCTCCCTCAACTCTCTCTTACTCTCCCTCCGCCGTCTTAACCGTCTCTCCCATCTTCTCTGCATCTTCCCTCAGGACCCTTCTATCTCCCCCCCTTTCCTCTTCGACCCTCACAACCTCGCCTGGTCCCAACTTCCCACCGCTCCCCCCGACCCCCACTCCTATGGCCTCTGCAACTTCTCCGCCCTCTCCATCGGCCCCCACCTCTACGTCCTCGGCGGGTCCCTCTTCGATACCCGCTCTTTCCCCATCGATCGTCCTTCTCCTTCCTCATCCGTCTCCCGCTTCGATTTCACCACCGGCTCCTGGGAGCCCCTGGCGCCGATGCTCCACCCGCGGGGGAGCTTCGGCTGCGCGGCGGTACCCGATTGCGACGCGATTCTTGTGGCGGGAGGTGGGTCCCGGCACTGTGTATTCGGTGCGGCTGGGAGTAGGATGACGTCGGTGGAGCGCTACGATATCCGCAGGAATAAGTGGGTCGAGTTGGACCGGCTGCCAGGCTTGCGAGCCGGGTGCGTGGGGTTCTTTGTGGAAGAGAGAATGGAGTTTTGGGTGATGGGAGGCTATGGGGAGGAAAGGACGATTGGTGGGGTGTTGCCGGTGGATGAGCATTGTAGGGACGCAGCGGTGATGGATTTGAAGAGTGGTGGTGATGGTGGTGTTGCCGGAAAGTGGATGGAGGTTGGGGATATGTGGGAGGAAGGGGAGAGGGTTAGGGTAGGGAAGATTGTGGTGGTGGAGGATGGGGAGAGGCCAGGTCGACCCGCAGTGTTTATGCTCGAAGGGAACGACATTTTCAG GTATGACATGGCTTCAAACCAGTGGCGTGGGGAGACGCATGTACCAAATACAGCACCTCATAACTCAGCATttggttttgttgttttggACGGGGAGTTGCATGTAATGAAGCTTTTGAATGCAGTCAATTCTACAGAAACCCGAAGGAAGCGACACCATAAGAGGGCTAGAAATCTGTACATCCAAATTTATCATCCCAAGAAGAAGACGTGGAGATTTCTAACTACAAAATCGCCTTTCCCATACCCTTTAGATTTTAATACAGCAGTTATGTGCAGCGTTCATTTGTGA